The following are encoded in a window of Heterodontus francisci isolate sHetFra1 chromosome 2, sHetFra1.hap1, whole genome shotgun sequence genomic DNA:
- the LOC137380581 gene encoding general transcription factor II-I repeat domain-containing protein 2A-like, whose amino-acid sequence MIGQQSFFKAANQSSEAAAKVSFLIAATISKRGKPLFDGEFVKDCLSIFTSVACPDQKLVVEKTSLSHQTIARRVDDLAFDIQNSVVKRRNACQFYSLVLNESTDVKFDLLEDRLCGLTDGAPAMIVKHNGFISLMLKSMPREGIKHHCIIHQELLCVKTLEMKHVMEKVVSAVNFIRSKGLNLRHIQAFLTEANFRDDNEWLNDLAFLVDITKFLADMNVKLQGKDQFVHKLYEHVQAFIQKLELIQKQLILKKAIHFTTLCTRHAETVNHEKYSALIGSLRDEVKQRFADFREHCGELKLFADLFGTDATDVPDMFQLELSELQNDSDMKKAFTEHDLLTFHNGYVPAVSYPILSKHALRFIALLSGTYCCTAFKNEKHQNKIKVTPDRWTSI is encoded by the exons ATGATCGGTCAACAATCTTTCTTCAAAGCTGCAAACCAGAGTTCGGAGGCAGCAGCCAAGGTCAGTTTTTTGATAGCCGCAACAATATCTAAGAGAGGGAAACCTTTGTTTGATGGGGAATTTGTGAAAGACTGCTTGAGCATATTTACATCTGTGGCATGTCCTGACCAAAAGCTGGTGGTAGAGAAAACCAGCCTTTCACATCAGACCATTGCTAGAAGAGTAGACGACCTAGCATTCGACATTCAAAATTCTGTGGTCAAAAGACGCAATGCCTGTCAGTTTTACAGTCTGGTGCTCAATGAAAGCACCGAT GTGAAATTTGATCTTTTAGAGGACAGACTTTGCGGTCTAACTGATGGAGCCCCTGCGATGATAGTCAAGCACAATGGATTCATCAGTCTAATGCTCAAATCAATGCCTCGTGAAGGCATCAAACATCACTGCATCATTCACCAAGAACTGTTGTGTGTAAAGACCCTGGAGATGAAACATGTGATGGAAAAGGTTGTTTCTGCAGTCAATTTCATAAGGTCCAAGGGGCTCAATCTCAGACACATCCAAGCCTTTCTTACAGAG GCAAACTTCAGGGACGACAATGAGTGGTTGAATGACTTGGCATTCCTGGTTGACATCACCAAGTTTCTTGCAGACATGAATGTGAAACTGCAAGGAAAGGATCAATTTGTCCACAAACTGTATGAGCATGTCCAAGCGTTCATTCAGAAATTAGAATTGATTCAGAAACAGTTGATTCTGAAAAAAGCTATTCACTTCACAACACTATGCACAAGGCATGCTGAGACAGTGAACCATGAAAAGTATTCTGCACTGATCGGCAGCTTGAGAGATGAAGTAAAACAAAGGTTTGCAGATTTCAGGGAACACTGTGGTGAACTTAAGTTGTTCGCAGATCTATTTGGAACTGATGCCACTGATGTTCCTGACATGTTCCAACTGGAACTAAGTGAGCTCCAAAATGACAGTGACATGAAGAAAGCTTTCACAGAACATGACCTTCTGACATTTCATAATGGATATGTTCCAGCAGTGTCTTATCCAATTCTATCCAAACATGCACTTCGATTCATTGCACTGCTTAGTGGCACATATTGCTGCACAGCTTTCAAGAATGAAAAGCACCAAAACAAGATCAaagtcactcctgacagatggacatctatctga